DNA from Streptobacillus felis:
TCATATAATTTACAATCCACCTGTAGATGAAAATCCAGAAGACTTAGAACAAAGAGCTGATGATACTGCAGAAGTAGTTAAAAAAAGATTAGAAAACTATAAAAATCAAACAGCTCCAGTATTAGATTACTATAAAGAACAAGGTAAAGTAGCAGAAATACAAGGTGAGAGAGAAAGTAAATATATTACAGAAGAAATTATAGACATATTAACTAATAATTGTAATGTATAACTTGAGGAGAAAATATGGTAAAATTAAAAACTTTAGAGGAAATAAAAAAAATAAAGAAGGCAAATGAAATTATTGCAAGACTTTATGAAGATGTTATTCCTAAGTATATTAAACCAGGTATTTCTACTTGGGAAATAGATGCTATTTGTGAAGACTATATTAGAAGTCAAGGAGCACTTCCTGGAACTAAGGGTTATGATATAGGATGGCCATATCCACCTTATCCTGCAAGTACATGTATTTCTATAAATGAAAAAGTAGTTCACGGTATACCAAGTAAAACTGAAATACTAAAAGAAGGAGATATACTTTCTTTAGATACAGTTACTATACTTGATGGATATTTCGGAGATGCTGCTAAAACTTTTGCTGTAGGAAATATAGATGATAGATCTAAAAAGCTTTTAGAAGTGACAGCAAAGGCTAGAGATATAGGTATAGAACAAGCTATAGTAGGAAATAAAATAGGAGATATAGGTTTTGCTATACAGCAATATGTAGAAAAATTTGGCTTCTCTGTTGTAAGAGATTTTTCTGGACATGGAGTAGGTTTTTCTATGCATGAAGATCCATTTGTGTTAAACTATGGTAAGGCAGGTACTGGACTTAAGATAGAAAATGGTCTAGTAATAGCTATAGAACCTATGGTTAATATGGGGACTTTTAAAGTAAAAGTATTAAAAGATGGATGGACTGTTGTTACTCAGGATAAGAAAAGATCAGCTCACTTTGAGCATTCTATAGCAATAGTAGATGGTAAACCATTAATATTAAGTGAAAAATAATTTTGAGGGTAGTTTTATGCTACCCTTTATTTTAGAAAGGAGAGGATTGTGAATATAATAAAAGTAAAAACTCTATATGTATTTTTGAAATATTTTTTGTTTCTACAAACTATAGCATATGCTTTTGGAACAATGACACTATTTCTACGGGGTGTTCAATTTAAAGTAATATTATTAAGACTGGTTTTTTTCATAATATATATTAGTATATTAAAATACTTTTTGAAAACGGTTAAAGATATATATGTTAATGATAAATATATTAAACTTGGGAAAAAAGGTGTGGAAATAAATAAAAATAGAATGAGTCATTTGGCTTTGGGCTATGGGAAAAAAGATGTTTACCTATTTTTAAAAGATGATGAAAATATACAAACCATATTTTTAAATAACTATAATAAAAATTACTTAGATGAAATAGAAAAAGTTATGAAAGAATATAGGGTGGTAAATACTTTTAGATATCTAGAAAAGCTAGAAAGAAGGGCTACTACTAATATAGAGAAGTATGTATCAGAAATTTTTGAAAAAATTGAACTTTCCAGTAATAAGATAGTAATAAAAGATGAAGGCCTAGAACATAAGGGGGATACTTATGCTTTTGATAAATATAGTTTTGATTTAGGAAGTAAGTATTTATTAATTAATGACGTAGATAATAACATAGTAGAAAAAATAGAGTTTTCGGCTTTAGAAAATAAATATATTCTAAAAAAACTATTATTTGAAAGATATTAGGAGTAGTATGGAAAAAGGAAAATTATTTAATTCCATCACTTTAAAAAGTGGTT
Protein-coding regions in this window:
- the map gene encoding type I methionyl aminopeptidase — encoded protein: MVKLKTLEEIKKIKKANEIIARLYEDVIPKYIKPGISTWEIDAICEDYIRSQGALPGTKGYDIGWPYPPYPASTCISINEKVVHGIPSKTEILKEGDILSLDTVTILDGYFGDAAKTFAVGNIDDRSKKLLEVTAKARDIGIEQAIVGNKIGDIGFAIQQYVEKFGFSVVRDFSGHGVGFSMHEDPFVLNYGKAGTGLKIENGLVIAIEPMVNMGTFKVKVLKDGWTVVTQDKKRSAHFEHSIAIVDGKPLILSEK